In Lysobacter firmicutimachus, one genomic interval encodes:
- a CDS encoding ester cyclase, giving the protein MTVSSPFPFVRPARAAALAALLAAAPAAFAAAPPLLQPARLIAAAPDDANDAARVLAARRYASFWNSGDPDLARAALAPDFVDRTLPPGRIQGLAGALQASRTMRAAVPDLRCEIQQMIVAGDRVVVHLRFRGRFDGRFGTVEGSGQAVDFIATDIYRIAEDRINENWHLEDNLGLMRQLGLVAPTG; this is encoded by the coding sequence ATGACCGTCTCTAGTCCGTTCCCGTTCGTACGCCCCGCGCGTGCGGCCGCCCTGGCCGCCTTGCTGGCCGCGGCGCCCGCCGCGTTCGCCGCTGCGCCGCCGCTGTTGCAACCGGCGCGGCTGATCGCCGCGGCGCCGGACGATGCGAACGACGCCGCGCGAGTGCTCGCCGCGCGCCGTTACGCCAGTTTCTGGAACAGCGGCGATCCGGACTTGGCGCGCGCGGCGTTGGCGCCGGATTTCGTCGACCGCACCCTGCCGCCCGGCCGCATCCAGGGCTTGGCGGGCGCGTTGCAGGCGTCGCGCACGATGCGCGCGGCGGTGCCCGATCTGCGCTGCGAAATCCAACAGATGATCGTCGCCGGCGACCGGGTGGTGGTGCACCTGCGCTTCCGCGGCCGTTTCGACGGTCGCTTCGGCACCGTGGAGGGCAGCGGCCAGGCCGTCGACTTCATCGCCACCGACATCTACCGGATCGCCGAAGACCGCATCAACGAAAACTGGCACCTCGAGGACAATCTCGGCCTGATGCGCCAGCTCGGACTGGTCGCCCCAACCGGCTGA
- a CDS encoding M35 family metallo-endopeptidase, which yields MKISLMSAVAGSVVLAGAIASVTAAPKYEKANPLRIGLMAVADPAGGFGGLVEVSVTNTSRHTVRVPKWQLPSALTEAKLFNVSRDGVAVDYVGPMIKRGLPQAEDFAILRAGQTLRSTIDLSQAYDFSQRGQYVVNLDSPLQYASLSDGSLLRQDNGLPLVARSVPLSLWSAGKGGEATVQRKPGGGSVVDGVTYKSCDATQIGTIGNAVVAARGYSENAKGYLAAGTVGPRYTTWFGAYTSARYGTASQHFVAIDQAMDQSNGQITVNCGCNQRYYAYVYPNQPYEIFVCRTFWTAPLTGTDSKAGTLIHEMSHFNAVAGTDDHVYGQAGAKNLAISSPTDALDNADNHEYFAENTPAQN from the coding sequence ATGAAAATCAGTCTCATGTCCGCGGTCGCGGGCAGCGTGGTGCTGGCCGGCGCGATCGCCTCGGTGACCGCAGCGCCGAAATACGAAAAAGCCAACCCCTTGCGCATCGGCCTGATGGCCGTGGCCGACCCGGCCGGCGGTTTCGGCGGCCTGGTCGAAGTAAGCGTGACCAACACCAGCCGTCACACCGTGCGGGTTCCGAAGTGGCAGCTGCCTTCCGCACTCACCGAAGCCAAGCTGTTCAACGTCAGCCGCGACGGCGTCGCGGTCGACTATGTCGGCCCGATGATCAAGCGCGGCCTGCCGCAGGCCGAGGATTTCGCGATCCTGCGCGCCGGCCAGACCCTGCGCAGCACGATCGACCTGTCGCAGGCCTACGATTTCTCCCAGCGCGGCCAGTACGTGGTCAACCTGGACTCGCCGCTGCAGTACGCGTCGCTGTCCGACGGCAGCCTGCTGCGCCAGGACAACGGCCTGCCGCTGGTCGCGCGCAGCGTGCCGCTGAGCCTGTGGAGCGCCGGCAAGGGCGGCGAAGCGACCGTCCAGCGCAAACCCGGCGGCGGCAGCGTGGTCGACGGCGTGACCTACAAGAGCTGCGATGCGACCCAGATCGGCACTATCGGCAACGCGGTCGTCGCCGCCCGCGGCTATTCCGAGAACGCCAAGGGCTATCTCGCCGCCGGCACCGTCGGCCCGCGCTACACCACCTGGTTCGGCGCCTACACCTCGGCGCGTTACGGCACCGCCAGCCAGCACTTCGTCGCGATCGACCAGGCCATGGACCAGAGCAACGGCCAGATCACCGTCAACTGCGGCTGCAACCAGCGCTACTACGCCTACGTCTATCCGAACCAGCCGTACGAGATCTTCGTCTGCCGGACCTTCTGGACCGCGCCGCTGACCGGCACCGACTCCAAGGCCGGCACCCTGATCCACGAAATGAGCCACTTCAACGCCGTCGCCGGCACCGACGACCACGTCTACGGCCAGGCCGGCGCCAAGAACCTGGCGATCAGCAGCCCGACCGACGCGCTGGACAACGCCGACAACCACGAGTACTTCGCCGAGAACACGCCGGCGCAGAACTGA